A genome region from Lucilia cuprina isolate Lc7/37 chromosome 3, ASM2204524v1, whole genome shotgun sequence includes the following:
- the LOC111679475 gene encoding potassium channel subfamily K member 1-like isoform X1: MNLKGYEDLDKITEQQTDCNAIGNSANEAVSENSNAPPFRRLISMSDPNIYNNTAQHNGLSLNTRINLGSICLLRPSNSYYNNNDETHLMPASPVQFFKNYRKERTLLFTFVFLYVCFLMIGAISFQIIETPVELAERNELTILRNNFLMKYPQINDDDLEEFLKAVITANDRGISPLRNATNEMNWSFGQALFFSSTVVTTIGYGHVTPLSQTGKIFCMIYAAIGIPLTLVLLSAMVEKLLIPANWLLGLLNSKLGHLYQPFNIRVMHLTIVVIIVAVLFFAIPTAVFAYLEPSWGVLDAFYYCFISLTTIGLGDYIPGDGVSIDNRSLYKMLITAYLVLGLIAMMLVLTIFYDIPQLNLGQLFTESTNGETEKLRLSGNNTTCYSGPTGLYMPQRNEDTRRAIVRIRPHGDDSPSPDEAPSSSSQSRDLRMP, encoded by the exons ATGAATTTAAAAGGCTATGAAGATCTAGATAAAATAACCGAACAACAAACTGATTGTAATGCCATCGGCAATAGTGCCAATGAAGCAGTTTCAGAAAATTCTAATGCTCCGCCTTTTCGCCGCTTAATATCGATGTCCGAtccaaatatttacaataacacTGCACAACATAACGGTTTAAGTTTAAATACGCGCATTAATCTCGGTTCAATATGTTTGTTGCGACCCTCTAACAGTTATTACAACAATAACGATGAAACCCATTTGATGCCGGCCTCACCGgtacaattttttaagaattatcgCAAAGAACGCACTTTACTTTTCACCTtcgtttttctttatgtttgttTTCTAATGATTGGTGCGATTAGTTTTCAAATAATTGAAACACCTGTTGAACTGGCGGAACGCAATGAACTAACTATTTTGCGTAATAATTTCCTAATGAAATATCCACAAATAAATG ATGATGACTTGGAGGAATTCCTTAAAGCTGTTATAACAGCTAATGATCGCGGCATATCACCACTGCGTAATGCTACCAACGAAATGAACTGGAGTTTTGGTCAGGCTTTGTTTTTCTCCAGTACAGTAGTGACAACAATTG GCTATGGACATGTGACACCATTAAGTCAAACAGGCAAAATATTTTGCATGATTTATGCTGCCATAGGTATACCACTGACATTGGTATTGTTAAGTGCAATGGTTGAGAAATTATTAATACCAGCCAATTGGTTGTTGGGCTTACTCAATTCGAAACTGGGCCACTTGTATCAACCCTTTAATATACGAGTCATGCACTTGACTATTGTTG TTATAATTGTGGCcgtattattttttgcaatacCTACTGCTGTTTTCGCCTATTTGGAACCATCATGGGGTGTTCTGGATGCTTTCTATTATTGTTTCATCTCATTGACCACCATTGGTTTGGGCGATTATATACCGGGTGATGGTGTATCGATTGATAATCGTTCTCTTTATAAAATGCTTATAACAGCATATTTAGTTTTGG GTCTCATTGCCATGATGCTTGTATTAACTATTTTCTACGATATACCACAATTAAATTTGGGACAACTCTTTACCGAAAGTACTAATGGTGAAACGGAAAAACTACGTCTATCCGGTAATAATACAACATGTTATTCAGGACCAACCGGTCTCTATATGCCGCAACGTAATGAAGATACACGACGTGCTATTGTTCGCATACGACCACATGGTGATGATTCACCCAGTCCAGATGAGGCACCATCATCGTCATCACAAAGTAGAGATTTACGAATGccataa